In Desulfomicrobium escambiense DSM 10707, the DNA window GTTCCTGAATGATGCGCCGGGTCTGCCAGCCGATGGGCACGCCCGTCTGGGCACTGTGCCGAAAGAGTTCCAGGATGTTGGCCGGATCGGCCACCAGTACGGAAAAATCGAGCCCAACGTCCCCACCTGCAACAGCGCTTCCGGCGCACAGTGCTTGGGCCTTGCCCAGACAGAGGCGGCAGAGCAGGCTGATTTCGGACATGGCCCTGTGCAGGTCCGACAGGAAACGCTCGACCGCGCACCTGCCGCTGCTCGGGCCATAGCCGAGGGCGCTGGCCAATTCGGGTTGAATCTCCAGGTGCAAGGTGTCGTTCTTGCGCCGGGACAGGCGATGCAGGGCGCTCCTGACACGCGAGAGAAAAACGGCGTCCTGAGCAAGCGCACGAATTTCGGACTCCGACAGAAAGGGCGGATGCTCCCCGTTGCCGCGCCAGACAGCATCAAGCCAGTGCATGGTCTGCAGATCCCGTTGCCCTCCCCTGCCCTCTTTGAGATTCGGGGACAGGAGTTGGGAGGTGTCGCCGAAGCGCTGGTGACGCTCCTCGTGCCGCCCGGACAGCCAGTGGACCAGCGCGGGGCGAACCGGCCGAACCAGGTCGCGCAGCACTCGCCGCTGGAACCGCTCGAAATCCTCCGCAACGCCGTAAAGCAGCCGCGCGTCAAGAAGGGAACAGAGCACCTCGTAGTCCGACCCGGCCAGGGAGATGGTTTCGGACACGGTCCTGATGCCATGCCCCACGTCAAAGCCGCTGTCCCAAAGGGGAAGGAATATGGCGGAGGCCAGGGCTTCGGAATCCGCCGCGCCTGGCCCCTTTTCATGGGCTTCAGGCAGGCAGACGAGCACGTCTATGTCCGAAAAGGGATAGAGTTCCCCGCGACCATACCCCCCGACAGCGAGGAGCAAGAAGGGGCCGGCGTCGGGCGCGTTAGTCTCGCAGACCCCGTGAATCCAGGCGTCGACCTGAAGGGAAAACCACGCAGGGGAATGCGTATGGTCTGCTTCCCCTGCGCGGTAGGCATCGCGGGCCTGTCGCAATGATTCGATGGTCATGGGGTGAAGGAGCGGGAGGTCGTCCCGCCCCTGCGGCTAGAGGGCCGAAGCGCCGGACTCGCCGGTGCGGATGCGGATGGCGTTGTCGATAGTCGAGACGAAGATCTTGCCGTCGCCGATCTTGCCGGTCTTGGCCGCGGTCTGGATGACGTCGAGGGCCTGGTCGAGGATCTCGTCGTCGATGACGATCTCGATCTTGACCTTGGACACGAAGTCGACCTGATACTCGGCTCCGCGGTACACTTCCTTGTGGCCGCGCTGGCGGCCGAAGCCTTTGACCTCCGTCACGGTCATGCCCTGGATGCCCATGCCCGTCAGGGCTTCCTTGATCTCGTCAAGCTTGTACGGCCTGGTGATTATTTCCACTCGTTTCATGATTCCTCCAAAAGGTTGCCCGTTAGGCCTGATAGGCGGATTCGCTGTGCAGAGCCACGTCCAGACCGGCTTCTTCCTCTTCCTCGGTCACGCGCAGCGGCGTGATGGCGCTGACAATTTTCAGCAGAGCATAGGTCACGGTGAAAGAAAAGGCCAAGGTCGCCACCACGGACACGAACTGAATCCAGAGCTGGCCGGGGTTGCCGTAGAAAAGGCCGTCTGCGCCGGCGGCGTTGACCGCCTTGGTGGCGAAGAGGCCCGTGGCCAGTGCGCCCCAGATGCCGCCGATGCCGTGAATGCCAACCACGTCGAGACTGTCGTCGAACCCGAAGCGGGATTTGAGGCTCACGCCAAAGTAGCAGAAGATGCCCGCGCCAAGGCCGATGAGCACCGAGGGGATGACGCCGACAAAACCGGCCGCCGGGGTGATGGCCACCAAACCGGCCACGGCGCCAGAGGCCGCGCCCAGGGTCGTGGGCTTGCCGTGAAGCTTCCACTCCACGAAGAGCCAGGCCAGCATGGCCGTGGCCGCCGCCATGTGCGTGGTCACGAAGGCGCTGCCAGCCAGCTCGTTGGCGGCCAGGGCGCTGCCGGCGTTGAAGCCGAACCAGCCGAACCACAGCAGGGCCGTGCCAATCATGGTCATGGGCAGATTGTGCGGCAGGAAGGAGCGCTTGCCCCAGCCCTTGCGCTTGCCGATGACCAGGGCCGCGGCCAGGGCGGCGCTGGCGGAACTCATGTGCACGACGGCCCCGCCGGCGAAGTCCAGGGCGCCCATCTTGAACATCCAGCCCCCGCCCCAGACCCAGTGGCACAGCGGGGCGTACACGAACGTGCACCACAGGACGATGAAGATGAGGAAGGCCGAGAAGCGCATGCGCTCGGCAAAGGCGCCGGTGATGAGCGCCGGCGTGATGATGGCGAACATGCACTGGAAGATCATGAAGACCATGTGCGGCAGGTTGGTGGCGATGGACTCGTGAGGCTGCATGCCCACGCCGGACAGGGCCAGGAAGTCCAGCCCGCCGATGAGTCCGTTCAGGTCAGTGCCGAAGGACAGGGAATAGCCCCAGAACATCCAGACCAGGGAAATGACGCCGATGGCTGCGAAACTCTGCATCATGGTGCCAAGGGCGTTCTTGGAACGGGTCATGCCCGCATAGAACAGGGCCAGCCCGGGGGTCATGAACATGACCAAGGCGGCGCAGACAATTATAAAAGCGGTATCGGTCGGATTCACAAAGCACCTCCATTTTTGTCGATGCTAAGCAAGGCCGATGCCAACGAAAAAACATATTCAATTACAGCATGATGCCATTGCTCGGGCTGACCGCGGCCATACGAGAAGATACAATTTCGTGCAGCAATACACCGCAAATTTCCTTTTTTGCAAAAAAACTTCCCGGATACGGCACCAAGAAATGTAATAATACACATTTTCGTAGCCTGGCCCGAACTCAAAATTCATCAATTGCCATTTCACGCGGGCAGAACACGGAGCGACAACCGCCAACACGAAACAGGACGCCACGAAATCGTGAAATACCGAAGGGACGAGCCGGAAAGCCATAAGAAAACGAAGAAAGGACAAGCCAGAAGCGAACAATTATGTAATACAAAAATGATAATTTTATAAGTCTCTGATATTATGTAAATATTTAATCTACACGAAAAAGAAGCGTCCACAAATTACGCAAAAATAAGCCGTTAGCGACATATTAAACATTATTGTAAATTATGGCTAAATAAACAGGCGATTTCATCAAGAAAAATAACAAATACCGCAGACAAAGCCGAGTCAGTATAAAAAATAATCATAAAAACAGCAGGTTGGGAAACTGGCATCCTCCGTGCTTTGCGTGGGTATCAACACTCACCACCACGGAGGACATCATGTACGCGGCAACCAGACAAACATCGACCCTGCTCAGACCAAAAGTCTGGGCTCTGACCCTACTCCTGGCAACCATTACCCCGACCCTGGCGTTCGCCGAAGGGGAGGCCCTGTCCCAGTCCAACGCGAACCTGCTGTGGACTCTGGTGGCGGCCATCCTGGTCATGTTCATGCAGGCCGGATTCGCGCTGGTGGAGATGGGCTTCGCACGCGCCAAGAACGCCGGCAACATCCTGATGAAGAACCTGCTCGACTTCGCGGCCGGGCAGCCCGCCTTCTTCCTGCTGGGTTTTGGACTGATGTTCGGGCAGGACATCGGCGGCTTCATCGGATCGAGCGGATTCATCCTGGCCGGCAACGACCCGACCAGCGACGCGGGGATGTGGAACCTGACCTTCTGGTTTTTCCAGTCCGTGTTCGCGGCCACATCGGCAACCATCATCTCCGGCGGCATCGCCGAGCGCACGAAATTTTCAGCCTACATCATCGTCAGCGTCGTGGTCTCGGCCGTCATCTACCCCATCTCCGGGCACTGGGCCTGGGGCTCCCTGTGGGGCGCGGGGGAACTCGGCAAGGGCTGGCTTGAAACCATGGGCTTCATCGACTTCGCCGGCTCCACCGTGGTCCACTCGGTTGGCGGCTGGATGGCCCTGGCAGGAGCCATGGTCCTAGGCCCGCGCATCGGCAAGTACTCCCCCGACGGCAAGGCCAAGGCCATCCCAGGCCACAACATCCCCATGGCCGGCCTGGGCGTGTTCATCCTCTGGTTCGGCTGGTTCGGCTTCAACCCCGGCAGCACCACGGCCGTCAATGGCGCCATCGGCTACATCGCGGTCAACACCAGCCTGGCCGGCTGTATGGGCACTCTTGGCGCCATGATCTACGCCTGGATCAAGCACGGCAAGCCTGACACCTCCATGGCCTTGAACGGCGCCCTGGCCGGGCTGGTGGCCATCACCGCCGGCTGCTACGAAGTCTCCCCCGTCGGCTCGCTGGTCATCGGCTTCCTGGCTGGCATCCTGGTCGTCGTGTCCCTGGAATTCATCGACCAGGTCCTGAAGATCGACGACCCGGTCGGCGCATCGTCCGTGCACGGCGTGTGCGGCATGTTCGGCACGATCATGGTCGGCTTCTTCGCGGCCCCCGGCTACGGCTCAAGCATCGGCCTGCTCTACGGCGGCGGCACGGACCTCATCGTCACCCAGATCATCGGCGCGGCGGCGGTCTTCGCCTGGGCGTTCGGCGCAGGCCTGATCCTCTTCTACCTCCTGAAAGTGACCATCGGCATCCGCGTCACGCAGGAAGAGGAACTCAAAGGCCTGGATATCACCGAACACGGCATGGAATCCTACAACGGCTTCCAGATCTTCACCAACGAATAAGGGAGAAACGACCATGAAACTCGTCATCGCATACATCCGGCCCGAGTGCCTGAACGCGGTCAAGCAAGAGCTGTATTCCAGGAAGATCTACAACATGTCCGTGACCAACGTGCTCGGCAGCGGCCGCCAGAAGGGCTTCACCGAAACCTACCGCGGCGTGGTCATGGAAGTGAACCTGCTGAAGAAGGTCCG includes these proteins:
- a CDS encoding P-II family nitrogen regulator, whose translation is MKRVEIITRPYKLDEIKEALTGMGIQGMTVTEVKGFGRQRGHKEVYRGAEYQVDFVSKVKIEIVIDDEILDQALDVIQTAAKTGKIGDGKIFVSTIDNAIRIRTGESGASAL
- a CDS encoding ammonium transporter, whose product is MNPTDTAFIIVCAALVMFMTPGLALFYAGMTRSKNALGTMMQSFAAIGVISLVWMFWGYSLSFGTDLNGLIGGLDFLALSGVGMQPHESIATNLPHMVFMIFQCMFAIITPALITGAFAERMRFSAFLIFIVLWCTFVYAPLCHWVWGGGWMFKMGALDFAGGAVVHMSSASAALAAALVIGKRKGWGKRSFLPHNLPMTMIGTALLWFGWFGFNAGSALAANELAGSAFVTTHMAAATAMLAWLFVEWKLHGKPTTLGAASGAVAGLVAITPAAGFVGVIPSVLIGLGAGIFCYFGVSLKSRFGFDDSLDVVGIHGIGGIWGALATGLFATKAVNAAGADGLFYGNPGQLWIQFVSVVATLAFSFTVTYALLKIVSAITPLRVTEEEEEAGLDVALHSESAYQA
- a CDS encoding ammonium transporter codes for the protein MYAATRQTSTLLRPKVWALTLLLATITPTLAFAEGEALSQSNANLLWTLVAAILVMFMQAGFALVEMGFARAKNAGNILMKNLLDFAAGQPAFFLLGFGLMFGQDIGGFIGSSGFILAGNDPTSDAGMWNLTFWFFQSVFAATSATIISGGIAERTKFSAYIIVSVVVSAVIYPISGHWAWGSLWGAGELGKGWLETMGFIDFAGSTVVHSVGGWMALAGAMVLGPRIGKYSPDGKAKAIPGHNIPMAGLGVFILWFGWFGFNPGSTTAVNGAIGYIAVNTSLAGCMGTLGAMIYAWIKHGKPDTSMALNGALAGLVAITAGCYEVSPVGSLVIGFLAGILVVVSLEFIDQVLKIDDPVGASSVHGVCGMFGTIMVGFFAAPGYGSSIGLLYGGGTDLIVTQIIGAAAVFAWAFGAGLILFYLLKVTIGIRVTQEEELKGLDITEHGMESYNGFQIFTNE
- a CDS encoding P-II family nitrogen regulator, with the protein product MKLVIAYIRPECLNAVKQELYSRKIYNMSVTNVLGSGRQKGFTETYRGVVMEVNLLKKVRLEIGVNDDFAEQAVEAINAGARTGKEGDGVIFVLECGAAIRIRTQETGPAAMG